Proteins found in one Macrobrachium nipponense isolate FS-2020 chromosome 35, ASM1510439v2, whole genome shotgun sequence genomic segment:
- the LOC135208705 gene encoding rhodanese domain-containing protein CG4456-like, translated as MIPGSKNLPLQELNAALDLSEEAFHAKYGFPKLSPDDDTLVLTCRSGRRVRVADQILKSRGFTKHRIYYGSFIEWVMKGGPIVKP; from the exons ATGATTCCCGGGTCAAAGAACCTACCAC TACAGGAACTCAACGCTGCCCTAGACCTATCGGAAGAGGCATTCCACGCCAAGTACGGATTCCCAAAACTGAGCCCGGATGACGACACCCTGGTTCTCACCTGCAGATCCGGGAGAAGGGTCCGGGTGGCGGATCAGATCCTGAAATCCAGGGGGTTCACAAAGCACAG AATCTATTACGGCTCTTTCATAGAATGGGTGATGAAAGGTGGCCCAATTGTCAAGCCATAG